Proteins co-encoded in one Pelobates fuscus isolate aPelFus1 chromosome 5, aPelFus1.pri, whole genome shotgun sequence genomic window:
- the LOC134612055 gene encoding olfactory receptor 6B1-like produces the protein MVLTNGSLVKEFIILGFPGSHPFQCFLFLLLFITYLITLLSNTGIIILICRERSLHTPMYYYLCVFALLETFYVSVIVPKILATITPHGRIISFLCCITQLFFFFFLSSTECFLLGVMAFDRYLAICYPLRYSSLMNSNMCRNLTLSSWCGGFVTIFPSIVLISQLPFCGSNFINHFFCDSPPVLQLSCADTYLIDLLDFICSSMVIVSSFSITLISYLYIIVAVLKIPTTKGRTKAFSTCGSHLIVVLVYYGTVTFMYVRPKVGYTFTLNRVIAVFYTVITPILNPIIYCLRNKEVIKAFKKKKLSLLKHMH, from the coding sequence ATGGTTTTGACTAATGGCAGTCTTGTGAAGGAATTCATCATATTGGGGTTTCCTGGAAGTCATCCATTTCagtgttttttgtttctgttattatttattacctATCTAATAACTCTTCTGAGCAACACTGGAATCATTATTTTAATATGTAGAGAAAGGTCCCTTCACACCCCTATGTACTATTACCTTTGCGTTTTTGCTTTATTGGAAACCttctatgtttctgttattgttccaAAGATATTGGCGACCATTACTCCTCATGGAAGAATTATTTCATTTCTTTGTTGTATTACTCAattgtttttcttcttcttcctgaGCTCCACTGAGTGCTTCTTGCTTGGTGTCATGGCTTTTGATCGCTATTTGGCAATTTGCTATCCCTTACGTTACTCATCTCTGATGAACAGTAACATGTGCCGAAATTTAACACTAAGTTCATGGTGTGGGGGGTTTGTTACTATCTTTCCTTCAATTGTACTAATCTCTCAACTCCCATTTTGTGGAAGTAATTTCATTAATCATTTCTTCTGTGACTCACCTCCTGTTTTACAACTTTCCTGTGCAGATACATACCTAATTGACCTTCTGGATTTTATCTGCTCTTCTATGGTAATTGTATCTTCATTCTCAATTACCTTGATTTCATACCTCTATATTATAGTAGCTGTCTTGAAAATTCCTACTACCAAAGGAAGAACAAAAGCATTTTCCACTTGTGGCTCCCATTTAATTGTAGTTCTTGTTTATTATGGAACTGTTACATTTATGTATGTGAGACCAAAGGTAGGATATACTTTCACTCTCAATCGCGTGATAGCTGTTTTTTACACAGTGATTACCCCTATCCTGAATCCTATTATTTACTGCTTAAGGAATAAAGAGGtcataaaagcttttaaaaaaaaaaaactttctttgtTAAAACACATGCATTAA